The following are encoded together in the Lactuca sativa cultivar Salinas chromosome 1, Lsat_Salinas_v11, whole genome shotgun sequence genome:
- the LOC111916660 gene encoding disease resistance protein RUN1 produces the protein MEDSINFVTSWLKDTSSHTTDILTILGMGGMGKTSLAKYVYALHFHEFDTSSFIENITGRCDEKFNGLLDVQKQMYHDISKRSSVLVHDVSTYTLMIENAVALKKVFLVLDDISSPNQLDALLGSKGFHPGTKIIITTKDAWLTKICALFKTKVKPKHTTYEIELLSEIDSQKLLCNHAFMCNNPKEGYEEVSKNLVKYCEGHPMALKVLGRSLYNRDVTYWEGYIDRLKKENGSPINNVLRMSFDSLPSENDKELFKHIACIFVGMDINFTVTILEACDIETKTGITNLIDKCLLSIRWNNELVMHRLVQEMGRFVVREESLYKPWERSRLWGHESFRVLKQKKGTENILGLTLDMRLLEKEKLHGSLELKIDALSKMDSLMLLQLNYVQITGSYKNFPEELRWLCMHGFPLNSIPMDLPMENLVALDMSYSNIESFGICHSYQQRPSKRIKQLIGSCSKGQRLLRSLKILNLSFCEQLRSLGGFDYLPTLEKLILRGCIGLFEVCESIEQCAQLIFVDLSYCNKLEKHTRILRMLKRVETLLLDGCYLKQSRIKIRDMDSSKMLPDNNTDINTKSYSTAVVESIPSDLKFLANSLPRSLVVLSLANNNLSIESFPMDFSCLVMLKELCLDGNPIVSLPNCVRSLPRLENLSMSYCNMLTSVERPPHTLKRLKLFGDSDGNPLLHKLLFDPQMSPLIFLVEWQLFAPSSFEFEGLIKVQPMEGVEKKVLRSLGWTNLDFLNERRVRTNVRFRGSEESEIQMYYEFGIFSTIYGGIEMPNWITDRIKGPSISFTVPSSPNNLTGLNFCCVLASPFQHDRLEFDLKPIIFRNITKNLTWVYIHYIEKVGGNCVILLSHWMFGKNEVECGDHITVTVVEKPNDYFSAVCKECGVSFVFDYGEADALDYYKSWNHIIGGDLTATRFQSGEYLLQNMRFITAVQAKFKAFR, from the exons ATGGAAGATTCCATTAATTTCGTTACTTCATGGTTGAAAGATACATCCTCACATACAACTGATATACTCACTATATTGGGTATGGGTGGGATGGGGAAGACGTCTTTAGCCAAATATGTCTATGCGTTACATTTTCATGAATTTGACACAAGCAGTTTCATTGAAAATATCACTGGGAGATGTGATGAAAAATTTAATGGGTTGCTTGATGTACAAAAACAAATGTATCATGACATTTCAAAAAGAAGTTCAGTTCTAGTGCATGATGTTTCTACATACACCTTAATGATAGAGAATGCAGTAGCTCTTAAAAAGGTGTTTCTGGTTCTAGATGATATTAGTAGCCCCAACCAATTAGATGCATTACTTGGAAGCAAAGGTTTTCATCCAGGAACCAAGATCATAATAACAACAAAAGATGCATGGTTGACAAAGATTTGTGCACTATTCAAAACGAAAGTTAAACCCAAGCACACAACGTATGAGATTGAATTATTATCCGAGATCGATTCACAAAAACTTTTGTGTAATCATGCATTCATGTGCAACAATCCTAAGGAAGGTTATGAAGAGGTATCAAAAAACCTTGTGAAGTATTGTGAAGGACATCCAATGGCTCTTAAAGTTTTGGGTAGGTCTTTATATAATCGAGATGTGACATATTGGGAGGGGTACATAGACAGGCTAAAGAAAGAAAATGGTTCCCCTATAAATAATGTCTTAAGGATGAGCTTTGACTCTTTGCCATCAGAAAATGATAAGGAGTTGTTTAAACATATTGCTTGTATTTTTGTTGGAATGGATATAAATTTTACCGTAACAATATTAGAGGCATGTGATATAGAAACAAAAACTGGGATCACAAATCTCATCGACAAATGCCTTCTTAGTATTAGATGGAATAACGAGTTGGTGATGCATCGGTTGGTTCAAGAGATGGGAAGATTTGTAGTACGTGAGGAATCACTTTACAAGCCATGGGAACGAAGTCGATTATGGGGCCATGAATCATTTAGAGTGTTGAAACAAAAAAAG GGCACAGAAAATATTCTAGGACTAACCCTTGACATGCGCTTGCTTGAGAAAGAGAAGTTACATGGATCACTTGAGTTAAAAATAGATGCATTAAGTAAGATGGATAGTTTAATGTTGCTACAACTCAATTATGTGCAAATAACCGGCTCTTACAAGAATTTTCCTGAAGAATTAAGATGGTTGTGTATGCATGGTTTCCCTTTGAATTCTATACCTATGGACTTACCAATGGAGAATCTTGTTGCTCTTGACATGTCATATAGCAATATTGAATCATTTGGGATTTGTCATAGCTATCAACAACGACCTTCAAAGCGGATAAAG CAATTGATTGGATCGTGCTCAAAAGGTCAAAGGTTGCTTAGATCGTTGAAGATTCTTAATTTAAGTTTCTGTGAACAACTTCGTAGTCTTGGTGGGTTTGACTACCTCCCTACACTTGAGAAATTAATACTTAGAGGTTGCATTGGTTTGTTTGAGGTTTGTGAATCAATTGAGCAATGTGCACAACTTATTTTTGTTGATTTAAGCTACTGCAACAAGCTTGAAAAACATACAAGAATCTTACGCATGTTGAAGAGAGTTGAAACACTATTGCTAGATGGTTGCTATCTTAAACAATCTCGAATCAAGATTAGGGATATGGATTCATCGAAAATGCTCCCGGATAACAACACTGACATAAACACAAAATCCTATTCGACTGCTGTTGTGGAGTCTATACCAAGTGATTTGAAGTTTTTAGCAAATTCTTTGCCAAGATCTTTAGTAGTGTTGTCACTTGCAAATAATAATTTGTCTATTGAATCCTTTCCCATGGACTTCAGTTGCCTAGTCATGCTAAAAGAATTATGTTTAGATGGCAATCCCATCGTTTCCCTGCCCAATTGTGTGAGAAGCCTTCCTAGGCTTGAGAATCTTAGCATGTCCTATTGTAATATGCTGACGTCAGTCGAGCGTCCTCCACATACACTAAAACGTCTGAAACTCTTTGGTGATTCTGATGGTAATCCTTTGCTACATAAACTTCTATTTGATCCACAAATGTCGCCACTCATTTTCTTAGTAGAATGGCAGTTGTTTGCGCCTTCGTCATTTGAATTTGAAGGCTTGATCAAAGTCCAACCAATGGAAGGGGTTGAGAAAAAGGTACTTCGTAGTTTGGGCTGGACTAATCTAGACTTCCTTAACGAGAGGCGTGTGCGAACCAATGTACGGTTTAGAGGATCAGAGGAATCTGAAATCCAG ATGTATTATGAATTTGGAATATTCAGCACTATTTATGGAGGCATAGAGATGCCGAATTGGATCACAGATAGAATCAAGGGGCCATCAATATCATTTACAGTCCCGTCATCTCCTAATAACCTCACAGGATTGAATTTCTGCTGTGTGCTGGCATCTCCATTTCAGCATGACCGGCTTGAATTTGATTTGAAACCGATTATATTTCGTAATATAACGAAGAACCTCACTTGGGTATACATACATTACATTGAAAAAGTTGGTGGAAACTGTGTAATATTGTTAAGCCATTGGATGTTTGGGAAGAATGAGGTGGAATGTGGTGACCACATTACTGTTACTGTGGTGGAGAAACCAAATGATTATTTTAGTGCAGTTTGTAAGGAGTGTGGTGTAAGTTTTGTGTTTGATTATGGAGAAGCAGATGCGTTAGATTATTACAAGTCATGGAATCACATCATTGGTGGAGATCTCACTGCAACTCGGTTTCAAAGCGGAGAATACCTCCTGCAGAACATGCGATTTATTACAG CCGTTCAAGCAAAATTTAAAGCATTCCGTTGA
- the LOC122195449 gene encoding disease resistance protein RPV1-like, with translation MVQLHEILEGSSSSSSTHGHGYDVFLSFRGLDTRHSFTNHLYNALIHANINTFLDDEEIETGEDLKPELESAIKSSKASVIVLSQNYADSTWCLDELVLILEQRRISKHVVIPIFYHVEPAHVRKQEGSFGDAMANHIQKMEAEANTDKRSKWAQKIDRWSNALREVADLKGKDANGR, from the exons ATGGTTCAGCTCCATGAAATTTTAGAaggatcttcatcttcttcatcaactCATGGTCATGGATATGACGTATTTCTAAGTTTCAGAGGACTTGACACTCGTCATAGTTTCACTAATCACCTTTATAATGCCCTCATACATGCCAATATTAATACCTTTTTGGATGACGAAGAAATTGAAACTGGAGAAGATCTGAAACCAGAATTGGAGAGTGCAATTAAATCATCCAAGGCTTCTGTTATTGTGCTGTCCCAGAACTATGCTGATTCCACATGGTGTCTTGATGAACTGGTATTGATCCTTGAGCAACGAAGGATATCCAAACATGTTGTAATCCCCATCTTCTATCATGTTGAGCCCGCACATGTGAGGAAGCAAGAAGGTAGCTTTGGAGATGCAATGGCTAATCATATACAGAAGATGGAGGCAGAGGCAAATACAGATAAAAGAAGCAAATGGGCTCAAAAGATTGACCGATGGAGTAATGCACTTAGAGAAGTTGCTGATTTGAAAGGGAAGGATGCAAATGGCAG GTAG